One segment of Triticum aestivum cultivar Chinese Spring chromosome 2A, IWGSC CS RefSeq v2.1, whole genome shotgun sequence DNA contains the following:
- the LOC123189315 gene encoding 26S proteasome non-ATPase regulatory subunit 11 homolog, which yields MSSSMESSYLPATTESIAMAQEAKDASKSISILYRVIQDPSSSADALRTKELAITNLTNYLTEESRAEELRNLLTQLRPFFSLIPKAKTAKIVRGIIDAVSKIPGTSDLQISLCKEMVEWTRAEKRTFLRQRVEARLAALLLENQEYTEALTLLTGLIKEVRRLDDKLLLVDIDLLESKLHFSLRNLPKAKASLTAARTAANAIYVPPAQQGTIDLQSGILHAEEKDYKTAYSYFFEAFEAFNALDDPRAIFSLKYMLLCKIMVNQADDVAGIISSKASLKYVGPDVDAMKAVADAYSKRSLKYFETALRDFKAQLEEDPIVHRHLSSLYDTLLEQNLCRLIEPYSRVEIGHVAQMIELAVDDVEKKLSQMILDKKFAGTLDQGAGCLIIFEDQKTEAIFPATLETISNVGKVVDSLYMRSAKIMA from the coding sequence ATGTCTTCTTCAATGGAGTCATCATACCTTCCTGCTACTACTGAGTCAATTGCAATGGCTCAGGAGGCTAAGGATGCTTCAAAGTCAATTTCGATCCTTTACCGTGTGATTCAAGACCCGTCTTCTTCTGCGGATGCACTGAGAACAAAAGAACTTGCAATTACTAACCTTACAAATTACCTCACTGAAGAGAGCAGAGCTGAGGAGTTGCGAAACCTTTTGACCCAGCTCAGGCCGTTTTTCTCACTGATTCCCAAGGCCAAGACTGCAAAAATTGTCCGTGGAATCATTGATGCTGTTTCCAAGATTCCTGGAACATCTGATCTCCAGATCTCGCTGTGCAAAGAGATGGTGGAATGGACCCGTGCAGAGAAGCGTACATTCCTTAGGCAGCGTGTGGAGGCAAGGTTAGCGGCACTTCTGCTAGAGAATCAAGAGTACACTGAAGCCCTGACTCTCCTGACTGGTCTTATTAAGGAAGTCAGGAGACTTGATGACAAGTTGCTCCTTGTGGACATAGACCTGTTGGAGAGCAAACTCCACTTCTCTCTCAGAAACCTGCCAAAGGCCAAAGCTTCGTTGACTGCTGCAAGGACAGCGGCGAATGCCATCtatgttccaccagctcagcaggGCACTATTGATCTGCAGAGTGGAATCCTTCACGCAGAAGAAAAGGATTACAAAACTGCTTACAGCTACTTCTTTGAAGCATTTGAAGCTTTCAATGCACTGGATGACCCAAGAGCTATCTTCAGCTTGAAGTACATGCTCTTGTGCAAGATAATGGTTAACCAAGCTGATGATGTTGCTGGAATAATCTCATCTAAGGCTAGCCTAAAATATGTTGGTCCGGATGTTGATGCTATGAAAGCTGTAGCTGATGCCTACTCTAAAAGATCTCTCAAGTACTTTGAAACTGCCCTCCGCGATTTCAAAGCCCAGCTTGAGGAGGACCCTATTGTTCACAGGCATCTTTCCTCTCTGTATGATACCCTCCTGGAGCAGAATCTCTGCAGGTTGATTGAGCCCTACTCGAGAGTGGAGATTGGGCATGTTGCACAGATGATTGAATTGGCGGTTGATGATGTTGAGAAGAAGCTGTCGCAGATGATTCTAGACAAGAAATTTGCTGGTACTCTGGATCAAGGTGCTGGTTGCCTCATTATCTTTGAGGATCAGAAGACAGAGGCCATCTTCCCTGCTACACTGGAAACCATTTCAAATGTCGGAAAGGTCGTGGACAGTCTTTACATGAGGTCGGCCAAGATCATGGCTTGA